From one Micromonospora siamensis genomic stretch:
- a CDS encoding RCC1 domain-containing protein, with translation MDGYQDGRLRARWRRATRLLVAAAAATIGSVALVAALTAGTAAASVAPAVSAVTTGGAHTCAIRADGGLWCWGGNYSGQLGDGTTTNRSTPAQVGTAGWAAVDAGASHTCAVRTDGTLWCWGANSRGQLGDGTTTRRPAPTQVGTATTWSRVSAGYEHTCAVRTDGTLWCWGFNRTAQLGVGVSPYVATTPLQVGTATNWASVTTGFAHTCGVRTDGTLWCWGYSSDGQLGLGTLGSQTTPAQVGTAATWTGVTAGYAHTCGVRSGTLWCWGENGYGQLGVSGNYQTAPVQVDTATTWSRVGGSGDTSCALRTDGSLWCWGKNSAGQVGDGTTSHRNAPTRVGTATDWTGGPAAAEHSCAIRADGGLWCWGDNSGGQLGDGTTAQRSTPAQMTLLG, from the coding sequence ATGGACGGATATCAGGACGGCCGGCTGCGCGCCCGGTGGCGCCGGGCGACCCGGCTCCTCGTCGCCGCGGCGGCGGCGACCATCGGCAGCGTCGCGCTCGTCGCCGCGCTGACGGCCGGCACGGCGGCCGCGAGTGTCGCCCCCGCGGTCTCCGCCGTCACCACGGGGGGCGCGCACACCTGCGCGATCCGCGCCGACGGGGGACTGTGGTGCTGGGGCGGGAACTACAGCGGCCAGCTCGGGGACGGGACCACCACGAACCGGAGCACGCCGGCGCAGGTCGGTACCGCCGGCTGGGCCGCGGTCGACGCGGGCGCGAGCCACACCTGTGCGGTGCGGACCGACGGGACCCTGTGGTGCTGGGGCGCCAACAGCCGTGGTCAGCTCGGTGACGGGACCACCACGCGGCGGCCCGCCCCGACGCAGGTCGGCACCGCCACGACCTGGTCCCGGGTCAGCGCCGGCTACGAGCACACCTGCGCGGTGCGCACCGACGGCACCCTCTGGTGCTGGGGCTTCAACCGGACCGCCCAGCTGGGCGTCGGCGTCTCACCCTACGTCGCGACCACCCCGTTGCAGGTCGGCACGGCGACCAACTGGGCGAGCGTCACGACCGGCTTCGCGCACACCTGCGGTGTCCGCACGGACGGGACGCTCTGGTGCTGGGGTTACAGCTCGGACGGGCAGCTCGGTCTCGGCACCCTGGGCTCCCAGACGACGCCGGCGCAGGTCGGCACCGCCGCCACCTGGACCGGCGTGACCGCCGGGTACGCCCACACCTGCGGCGTCCGCTCCGGCACGCTGTGGTGCTGGGGTGAGAACGGGTACGGGCAGTTGGGGGTGAGCGGCAACTACCAGACCGCGCCGGTGCAGGTCGACACGGCCACCACCTGGAGCCGGGTCGGTGGGAGCGGCGACACGTCGTGCGCGCTCCGCACCGACGGCAGCCTGTGGTGCTGGGGCAAGAACAGTGCGGGGCAGGTGGGCGACGGCACCACCTCCCACCGGAACGCGCCCACCCGGGTCGGTACCGCCACCGACTGGACCGGCGGCCCGGCCGCCGCCGAGCACAGCTGCGCGATCCGCGCCGACGGCGGTCTGTGGTGCTGGGGCGACAACAGCGGTGGGCAACTGGGCGACGGCACCACGGCTCAGCGGTCGACCCCCGCCCAGATGACCCTGTTGGGCTGA
- a CDS encoding acVLRF1 family peptidyl-tRNA hydrolase, with the protein MGARPAAGGGRWVEVDPARVTRWVAGFADRHGPPTTTVQEYGLLLAAPDGATAELHTPPGVPATVDVPGFVAAAEAPRRLGLLLARKGAVAVGVAEGTDLVISKVDTRYVQGRTAAGGWSQQRFARRRDNQAKAALGDAAELAVRLLLPEVSTLAALVCGGDRRAVETVLADRRLAPLAQLRAGRLLDVPEPRHAVLVAAVPAARAVHILVR; encoded by the coding sequence GTGGGTGCCAGACCGGCGGCCGGCGGAGGACGATGGGTCGAGGTCGACCCGGCCCGGGTGACCCGCTGGGTGGCGGGCTTCGCCGACCGGCACGGCCCGCCCACCACCACCGTCCAGGAGTACGGCCTGCTGCTCGCCGCCCCGGACGGCGCGACCGCCGAGCTGCACACGCCACCGGGCGTCCCGGCCACCGTCGACGTACCCGGATTCGTGGCCGCCGCCGAGGCCCCGCGTCGGCTCGGTCTGCTGCTGGCCCGCAAGGGCGCGGTGGCGGTCGGCGTGGCCGAGGGCACCGACCTGGTGATCTCCAAGGTGGACACCCGCTACGTGCAGGGCCGGACCGCGGCGGGCGGCTGGTCCCAGCAGCGCTTCGCCCGGCGGCGCGACAACCAGGCGAAGGCGGCGCTGGGCGACGCGGCGGAGCTGGCCGTACGCCTGCTGCTGCCGGAGGTGTCGACCCTGGCGGCCCTGGTCTGCGGCGGTGACCGGCGGGCGGTGGAGACGGTGCTGGCCGACCGGCGGCTGGCTCCGCTGGCGCAGCTGCGCGCCGGCCGTCTCCTCGACGTGCCGGAGCCCCGGCACGCGGTGCTGGTGGCCGCCGTCCCCGCCGCCCGGGCGGTCCACATTCTGGTCCGCTGA
- a CDS encoding LysE family transporter — MLTAFVAGLLAGYGVAIPVGAIAVLILGLAARTSFRVGAAAALAVATADGLYAAVAVVGGAGLAALVTPVAGPLRVAAAVVLLGLAAHGLWRAWRGRRGTGRADHDPGRADHDPGRADRHADHGHQGGTRPPGRAAGDGLGTPRRAYLGLLALTLLNPTTVVYFAALVLSRRDAASLDPAAGALFVVGAFVASASWQLTIAGGGTLVGRALAGPRGRLVTAAVSSALIAALAVAVLLP; from the coding sequence GTGCTGACCGCGTTCGTCGCCGGTCTGCTGGCCGGCTACGGAGTGGCGATCCCGGTGGGCGCGATCGCGGTGCTGATCCTCGGGCTGGCCGCCCGGACCTCCTTCCGGGTCGGTGCCGCCGCCGCCCTCGCGGTGGCGACCGCCGACGGTCTGTACGCGGCGGTGGCCGTCGTGGGCGGCGCCGGTCTGGCCGCACTGGTGACCCCGGTGGCCGGCCCGCTGCGGGTGGCCGCCGCCGTGGTGCTGCTCGGCCTCGCCGCACACGGCCTGTGGCGGGCGTGGCGCGGTCGCCGTGGCACCGGGCGGGCCGACCACGACCCTGGGCGGGCCGACCACGACCCTGGGCGGGCCGACCGTCACGCCGACCACGGCCACCAGGGCGGCACCAGGCCGCCGGGGAGGGCGGCGGGCGACGGGCTGGGCACACCGCGCCGGGCCTACCTGGGCCTGCTCGCGCTGACCCTGCTCAACCCGACCACCGTCGTCTACTTCGCCGCCCTCGTGCTGAGCCGCCGGGACGCGGCGTCCCTCGACCCGGCGGCCGGGGCCCTGTTCGTGGTGGGGGCCTTCGTCGCGTCGGCGAGCTGGCAGTTGACGATCGCCGGCGGCGGGACGCTGGTCGGCCGGGCGCTGGCCGGACCCCGGGGCCGGCTGGTCACCGCGGCGGTGTCCAGCGCGCTGATCGCCGCCCTGGCCGTGGCCGTGCTGCTGCCCTGA